GTGGAACGAAAGAATACAGGGATAAGGTTGAACTTGCTACTCAATACTGGAACACCGTAGCAACAATGATTTCGGACTGGGGAAAGGTAAAAAACGACGAGTTGAAAGCCGCTGAACTGAGACAAGAAAAAATCAACGCTCATGCCGTTGTTCTGCGCGCACTCGGCGGATTGGGTAAAAGTCTCATTGAATCCTATCCGAAGGAGTGGAAACAAAGGCTTACAAAATTGAAAGATATCGACTGGCGTAAGTCGATCGGC
This bacterium DNA region includes the following protein-coding sequences:
- a CDS encoding DNA sulfur modification protein DndB is translated as GTKEYRDKVELATQYWNTVATMISDWGKVKNDELKAAELRQEKINAHAVVLRALGGLGKSLIESYPKEWKQRLTKLKDIDWRKSIGNKVNPMWENACITAGSVVSNRQARVATLAVLKQHVGLELTKQEEQVWGSMASFREAATA